A window from Chromatiaceae bacterium encodes these proteins:
- a CDS encoding 2-oxoacid:acceptor oxidoreductase subunit alpha, whose translation MPEVPTAVANDSISLSVTGSGGSGAVTTGLILLEAAARAGYFGMLSRSAGPQIRGGESAVMLRLGAAPLQCMDDRFDFLVGLDWLNVNRFVDEIPLDRASVILADPAAGPVPAELAASAARVREVPFKALASSVPGGRPNMVALGALAVAGGFPREALEAGISAVLAGKGDAVREASLQCLALGYAQGGACLACAVTPSQQPVARWNISGNEACGLGALRGGVRFVAAYPITPASEILEWLAPHLERVGGSLLQAEDELASINMIIGASFGGVPALTATSGPGLSLMTEGLGLAVASETPVTVIDVMRGGPSTGIPTKSEQSDLNIALYGLHGDAPHLVLAPLDIADCVSTTQWAVQLAEHLQTVAVVLSDQSLGQSRTISPRPADQPQAPAGRVLAAPEGAYHRYALTDDAVSPMSLPGMPQGMYTADGLEHNPHGTPSSRAADHAAQLEKRRRKIAAYAFGDRWADLSGDGETALLTWGSSSGAVREAAQRLERDGHRVRMIALRLLMPLPCDSLRAALSGCTRVWVIEQNHGAQLFHYLKSLDVLPPGALSMARPGPLPPRPGDIVAALTEEA comes from the coding sequence ATGCCTGAAGTCCCTACTGCCGTCGCCAACGACAGCATCTCGCTCTCGGTCACCGGTTCGGGTGGCAGTGGTGCGGTGACCACGGGGCTGATCCTGCTCGAGGCCGCGGCGAGGGCGGGTTACTTCGGCATGCTGTCGCGCTCGGCCGGGCCACAGATACGGGGTGGCGAATCGGCGGTGATGCTGCGACTGGGGGCGGCGCCACTGCAATGCATGGACGACCGTTTCGATTTCCTGGTGGGGCTCGACTGGCTGAATGTGAACCGCTTCGTCGACGAGATCCCGCTCGATCGGGCCAGCGTGATCCTGGCCGACCCGGCCGCCGGACCGGTGCCCGCTGAACTGGCCGCGAGTGCGGCGCGGGTTCGCGAGGTACCGTTCAAGGCGCTCGCGTCGTCGGTCCCGGGTGGGCGCCCCAACATGGTCGCATTGGGCGCACTGGCGGTCGCCGGCGGATTTCCTCGGGAGGCCCTGGAGGCCGGGATCAGCGCCGTGCTCGCCGGCAAAGGCGACGCGGTTCGGGAGGCCTCCCTGCAGTGCCTGGCGCTCGGGTACGCACAAGGCGGGGCCTGCCTGGCATGCGCGGTCACGCCCTCGCAGCAACCGGTCGCCCGCTGGAACATCAGCGGCAACGAGGCCTGTGGCCTGGGCGCGCTGCGGGGCGGTGTGCGTTTTGTCGCCGCCTATCCAATCACCCCGGCGAGCGAGATCCTGGAATGGCTGGCGCCGCACCTGGAACGTGTCGGCGGATCGCTGCTGCAGGCCGAGGACGAACTGGCATCGATCAACATGATCATCGGCGCATCGTTCGGCGGCGTGCCGGCTCTCACCGCCACTTCAGGTCCCGGGCTCAGCCTGATGACCGAGGGTCTCGGACTCGCGGTCGCGAGCGAGACGCCGGTCACGGTGATCGATGTCATGCGTGGCGGTCCCTCGACGGGTATCCCGACCAAGTCCGAGCAGTCGGACCTGAACATCGCCCTGTACGGCCTGCACGGCGATGCCCCGCACCTGGTGCTGGCGCCTTTGGATATCGCGGACTGCGTCTCCACGACGCAGTGGGCGGTACAGCTCGCCGAGCATCTGCAGACGGTCGCGGTGGTGTTGTCCGATCAGTCGCTGGGTCAGTCGCGCACCATCTCGCCACGCCCGGCAGACCAGCCGCAGGCGCCGGCCGGGCGCGTCCTTGCGGCCCCGGAAGGCGCCTATCATCGTTACGCGCTCACCGACGACGCTGTTTCGCCAATGAGCCTGCCGGGGATGCCTCAGGGCATGTATACGGCCGACGGGCTCGAACACAATCCGCACGGGACCCCTTCGAGCCGGGCTGCGGATCATGCCGCGCAGCTCGAAAAACGCCGGCGCAAGATTGCCGCATACGCGTTTGGCGACCGCTGGGCCGATCTGAGCGGTGACGGTGAGACCGCGCTGCTCACCTGGGGATCGAGCAGCGGTGCGGTGCGCGAAGCGGCGCAACGACTCGAACGGGACGGCCACCGGGTGCGCATGATCGCCTTGCGCCTGTTGATGCCGCTGCCGTGCGACAGCTTGCGTGCGGCGCTGTCCGGCTGCACGCGGGTCTGGGTGATCGAACAAAACCACGGCGCTCAGCTGTTTCACTACCTGAAGTCGCTGGACGTCCTGCCGCCGGGGGCCCTATCCATGGCCCGGCCCGGACCGCTGCCGCCACGTCCCGGCGATATCGTCGCGGCGTTGACCGAGGAGGCCTGA
- a CDS encoding 2-oxoacid:ferredoxin oxidoreductase subunit beta, whose product MTTSTPPLALKAKDYKSEIKPIWCPGCGHFAVLSAVTKALAHLGLAKEQVALISGIGCSSRLPAYIDSYGFHGVHGRALAVAAGLKAARPDLTVLVAGGDGDGFSIGGNHFLHACRRNMDMTYIVMDNEVYGMTKGQASPTTAPDWVHSKMTPHGTGMRRFQPAAMALAAGATWIARGFSGDPTELTRLLVEAIQHPGFALLHVLSPCQTFRPEQRHWKEQVHPFADDLTDEPTEAARRIHGDDGMSVGLIYAQRLPVWQPRNEADVDMATLEEEFVV is encoded by the coding sequence ATGACGACGAGCACACCGCCACTTGCGCTGAAGGCGAAGGACTACAAGTCCGAGATCAAGCCGATTTGGTGCCCTGGCTGCGGGCACTTCGCCGTGTTGTCCGCGGTGACCAAGGCACTGGCGCATCTCGGCCTGGCCAAGGAACAAGTGGCCCTGATCTCCGGCATCGGCTGCTCGTCGCGTCTGCCCGCCTATATCGACAGCTACGGGTTCCATGGTGTGCACGGTCGAGCGCTCGCGGTCGCCGCCGGACTCAAGGCGGCCCGTCCCGATCTCACGGTATTGGTCGCCGGCGGTGACGGTGACGGTTTCTCGATCGGCGGCAACCACTTCCTGCACGCCTGTCGGCGTAATATGGACATGACCTACATCGTCATGGACAACGAGGTCTACGGGATGACCAAGGGCCAGGCCTCGCCGACCACCGCGCCGGACTGGGTGCATAGCAAGATGACGCCACACGGCACCGGTATGCGTCGTTTCCAGCCCGCGGCGATGGCCCTGGCCGCCGGCGCGACCTGGATAGCGCGCGGTTTTTCCGGCGACCCGACCGAGCTGACGCGCCTGCTGGTGGAGGCCATCCAACACCCGGGGTTTGCGCTGCTGCATGTCTTGAGCCCGTGCCAGACGTTCCGCCCGGAGCAGCGACACTGGAAAGAGCAGGTGCACCCGTTCGCCGATGACTTGACCGACGAGCCCACCGAAGCCGCACGCCGCATCCATGGCGACGACGGCATGTCCGTTGGCTTGATCTACGCGCAACGGTTGCCCGTCTGGCAGCCGCGCAACGAGGCGGACGTCGACATGGCGACCCTGGAAGAGGAGTTCGTTGTATGA
- a CDS encoding ferritin family protein translates to MTDLLSQSIESLAEFLAHALELEVESAERYRELAENMQVHNNLEVAELFEQLAGYGDAHGAEVQERAAGLELPYISPWDFKWSCPEAPEAPCMEDAHYLMTKCQALELALHNEIRGRDFYAQVAERSSDPAVRQAAAEMAAEEDTHVAMLRAWVEREACAAESRPPDLDPPNMPE, encoded by the coding sequence ATGACAGACCTGTTGTCGCAGAGCATCGAATCCCTGGCCGAGTTTCTCGCCCACGCGCTCGAACTGGAGGTCGAGTCCGCAGAGCGTTACCGTGAACTGGCCGAAAACATGCAGGTGCACAACAACCTGGAGGTCGCCGAGTTGTTCGAGCAGCTCGCCGGTTACGGCGACGCGCACGGCGCCGAGGTCCAGGAACGTGCGGCCGGGCTCGAACTGCCATACATCTCGCCGTGGGACTTCAAATGGTCCTGCCCCGAGGCGCCGGAGGCGCCCTGCATGGAAGATGCTCATTACCTGATGACCAAGTGCCAGGCGCTCGAACTCGCGTTGCACAATGAGATTCGCGGCCGTGACTTCTACGCGCAGGTTGCCGAGCGATCGAGTGATCCGGCGGTCAGGCAGGCGGCCGCGGAGATGGCCGCGGAAGAGGACACACACGTGGCGATGCTGCGGGCATGGGTGGAGCGCGAGGCGTGTGCGGCCGAATCACGTCCGCCGGATCTCGACCCGCCGAACATGCCCGAGTAG
- a CDS encoding type I secretion system permease/ATPase, translating into MGEPSLSETAHRLELDDATDRPDPLVGCLLLLARRHGLPASEYAVTAGLPLQDGRLLPSQFDRAARRIGLRARLVRRSLGDLDALVLPAVLLLHGDRACVLLELPGDGPARLLLPDNPDAEVHQSAEELAAAYTGYAILASPQHRYDARTPAGGREHAGHWFWGAVRLSWRIYRDVILASALINVFALASPLFVMNVYDRVVPNAALETLWVLAIGVGVVYTFDFILRSLRGRFIDVAGSKADIEISSRLFERVLGLRLDARPASAGAFANNLREFDGIRDFFTSLTLAAFVDVPFSLLFLLVVWWVAGPLVWVPLAAIPLLVLYGLFVQPRLRRAAEQGMRAAAQKNATLVEALVEAETVKALGVEGRLQRQLESTVAEAARWGVEARQWAVSATNLATYLQQLVSVAVVVFGVYLIADGALSLGGLIAAVILSGRAVMPLAQIAALLTRFFHASTALEVLDKIMQLPVERPPGKVFVTRPVVGGSVEFDRVTFRYPGAEQPALSDVSLRIAAGERVAVIGRIGSGKTTINRLIAGLYQAQEGAVRIDGVDMRQLDPGDLRHNIAYVSQDSQLLFGSIRDNLTMGVAHADDERIVRAAQMTGVADFVNRHPLGFDMPVGEHGGQLSGGQRQAVALARALIQDAPVLLLDEPTGSMDNSSEELIKRELGGVVGGKTLVLITHRAALLELVDRVIVIDGGSVVADGPKEQVLEALRAGRIKQTR; encoded by the coding sequence ATGGGAGAACCGTCGTTGAGCGAGACCGCGCACAGGCTCGAGCTGGATGATGCCACAGACCGACCCGATCCCCTGGTCGGCTGTCTGCTGTTGCTCGCCCGTCGGCACGGACTCCCCGCCTCCGAGTATGCGGTCACCGCCGGGCTGCCATTGCAGGACGGGCGTCTGCTGCCGTCGCAGTTCGACCGCGCGGCACGCCGTATCGGTCTGCGAGCACGCCTGGTAAGGCGCAGCCTGGGCGACCTCGATGCGCTGGTGCTGCCGGCGGTGCTGCTGTTGCACGGCGACCGTGCCTGCGTATTGCTGGAGCTGCCTGGCGACGGCCCGGCGCGCCTGCTGCTGCCGGACAACCCGGACGCCGAGGTGCATCAGTCGGCGGAGGAACTCGCTGCTGCGTACACCGGTTATGCGATCCTTGCCAGTCCGCAGCATCGCTACGATGCGCGCACCCCGGCCGGCGGACGGGAACATGCCGGACACTGGTTCTGGGGGGCCGTGCGCCTCTCGTGGCGGATCTACCGCGATGTCATCCTGGCGAGTGCCCTGATCAACGTGTTCGCGCTGGCCAGCCCACTGTTCGTGATGAACGTGTACGACCGCGTGGTGCCGAACGCGGCGCTCGAGACGCTCTGGGTGCTCGCGATCGGGGTCGGCGTGGTGTACACCTTTGATTTCATCCTGCGCAGCCTGCGCGGCCGCTTTATCGATGTCGCCGGCAGCAAGGCCGACATCGAGATCTCGTCGCGACTGTTTGAACGCGTGCTGGGCCTGCGGCTGGACGCGCGTCCGGCCTCCGCGGGCGCATTTGCGAACAATCTTCGCGAGTTCGACGGCATTCGCGATTTTTTCACCTCGCTCACCCTGGCGGCATTCGTCGATGTGCCGTTCTCACTGCTTTTCCTGCTGGTCGTATGGTGGGTGGCCGGTCCACTGGTGTGGGTGCCGCTGGCGGCCATTCCGCTGCTCGTGTTGTACGGCCTGTTCGTCCAGCCGCGCCTGCGGCGTGCCGCGGAACAGGGCATGCGCGCCGCGGCGCAGAAGAACGCGACCCTGGTCGAGGCGTTGGTCGAGGCCGAAACGGTCAAGGCGTTGGGCGTCGAGGGGCGCCTGCAACGGCAGCTGGAGAGTACCGTCGCCGAGGCGGCGCGCTGGGGGGTGGAGGCACGCCAATGGGCGGTGTCGGCGACCAATCTGGCGACCTATCTGCAACAGCTGGTGTCGGTCGCGGTCGTGGTATTCGGCGTGTACCTGATCGCCGACGGTGCGTTGTCGCTCGGGGGCCTGATCGCCGCGGTGATCCTCAGCGGTCGCGCGGTCATGCCGTTGGCGCAGATCGCCGCGTTACTGACCCGCTTCTTCCATGCGAGCACTGCGCTCGAGGTGCTCGACAAGATCATGCAACTGCCGGTCGAGCGCCCGCCCGGCAAGGTGTTCGTGACCCGGCCGGTGGTCGGCGGAAGCGTCGAGTTCGACCGCGTGACCTTTCGTTACCCTGGCGCCGAACAGCCCGCGCTCAGCGACGTCAGCCTGCGCATCGCCGCTGGCGAGCGCGTCGCCGTGATCGGTCGGATCGGTTCGGGCAAGACCACGATCAATCGCCTGATCGCCGGCCTGTACCAGGCGCAGGAGGGGGCGGTGAGGATCGATGGCGTCGACATGCGCCAGTTGGACCCCGGCGACCTCCGTCACAACATCGCCTATGTCTCGCAGGACAGCCAGCTGCTCTTCGGCAGCATCCGCGACAACCTGACGATGGGAGTGGCCCATGCCGACGACGAGCGCATCGTGCGCGCCGCGCAGATGACCGGGGTCGCGGATTTCGTCAATCGTCACCCGCTGGGTTTCGACATGCCGGTCGGCGAGCACGGCGGCCAGCTGTCCGGCGGGCAGCGCCAGGCGGTCGCGCTGGCACGTGCGTTGATTCAGGATGCACCGGTGCTGCTGCTCGACGAGCCAACCGGCTCGATGGACAACAGCAGCGAAGAGCTGATCAAGCGCGAACTCGGCGGTGTGGTCGGTGGCAAGACGCTGGTGTTGATAACGCACCGCGCGGCGCTGCTCGAGCTGGTCGACCGCGTCATCGTGATCGACGGCGGCAGCGTGGTCGCCGATGGACCCAAGGAACAGGTGCTGGAGGCCCTGCGCGCCGGACGCATCAAGCAGACGCGGTGA
- a CDS encoding HlyD family type I secretion periplasmic adaptor subunit — MTVNESHSIGRGPAAEGFVVDAAAAIRARSVRGEQWLVWVLLLCLLAFVVWAYFAVLDEVVRGDGKVIPSSQVQVVQNLEGGIVKQIDVSEGDLVRPGQVLLVIDDTRFDSSLQESRARLLSLQAKQARLRAEAEGQAAMPALADEIREALPEVEDQERKLFAERYANLEANRRILDQQVVQKTQAVAELKARSARLARSLELADKELRVTRPLREQGAVSEVEVLRLQRQVSDLRGELDEVRLGIPRADAELSEAEQRRGELDVAFRKDARAELNEVSGELAALNAGNVALEDRVRRTQVRSPIRGVVKSLMVRTLGGVVQPGMDLVEIVPVGDNLLVEAKVKPRDIAFLRPGLPAKVKLTAYDFAIYGGLDAQVEHISADTFLEEDGTAYYLVRVRTREPSLLKDGKSYSIMPGMTAEVDILVGEKSVLSYLLKPVLRARENALREP; from the coding sequence ATGACAGTGAATGAATCACACAGCATCGGGCGAGGTCCCGCCGCCGAGGGTTTCGTCGTCGATGCGGCCGCGGCGATCCGCGCACGCTCGGTGCGCGGTGAGCAGTGGCTGGTCTGGGTGCTGCTGCTGTGCCTCCTGGCATTCGTCGTCTGGGCCTATTTCGCGGTCCTAGACGAGGTCGTGCGCGGCGACGGCAAGGTGATCCCGTCTTCGCAGGTCCAGGTGGTCCAGAACCTCGAAGGGGGCATCGTCAAACAGATCGATGTGTCCGAGGGCGACCTGGTCAGGCCCGGCCAGGTGTTGCTCGTGATCGACGACACCCGCTTCGATTCCTCGTTGCAGGAGAGCCGCGCGCGCCTGTTAAGCCTGCAGGCCAAGCAGGCGCGCCTGCGGGCCGAGGCCGAAGGACAAGCTGCGATGCCTGCGCTGGCCGACGAGATCCGCGAAGCCCTGCCGGAGGTCGAAGACCAGGAACGCAAGCTGTTCGCCGAGCGGTACGCCAACCTCGAGGCCAACCGCCGTATCCTCGATCAGCAGGTCGTGCAGAAGACCCAGGCGGTGGCCGAACTCAAGGCGCGCAGCGCGCGGCTCGCGCGCAGCCTGGAACTGGCGGACAAGGAACTGCGTGTGACCCGTCCGTTGCGCGAACAGGGTGCGGTATCCGAGGTCGAGGTGTTGCGACTGCAGCGCCAGGTCAGCGACCTGCGCGGCGAGCTCGACGAGGTCCGTCTCGGCATTCCGCGTGCCGACGCCGAGCTGTCCGAGGCCGAGCAGCGCCGCGGCGAACTGGATGTCGCGTTTCGCAAAGACGCACGTGCCGAGCTCAACGAGGTGTCGGGCGAACTCGCCGCGCTGAACGCCGGCAACGTCGCGCTGGAGGACCGGGTGCGCCGCACCCAGGTTCGTTCGCCGATTCGCGGTGTCGTGAAATCGCTGATGGTACGGACCCTTGGCGGGGTCGTTCAGCCCGGCATGGATCTTGTCGAGATCGTCCCGGTTGGCGACAACCTGCTGGTCGAGGCCAAAGTCAAGCCGCGCGACATTGCGTTCCTGCGCCCGGGACTGCCGGCGAAGGTCAAGTTGACGGCGTACGACTTCGCGATCTACGGCGGCCTGGATGCTCAGGTCGAACACATCAGTGCCGATACCTTTCTGGAAGAAGACGGCACCGCGTACTACCTGGTGCGGGTGCGCACCCGGGAACCGTCACTGCTCAAGGACGGCAAGAGTTATTCGATCATGCCGGGCATGACGGCCGAGGTCGACATCCTGGTCGGAGAGAAAAGCGTGCTGTCGTATTTGTTGAAACCCGTGTTGCGTGCGCGCGAGAACGCGCTGCGGGAGCCCTAG
- a CDS encoding response regulator transcription factor, with protein MSTVLLIGSDPHLLERWDTVARTAGHRVVRHAPAEAGVCLFDLGPRGGAPHQALLDLMAASPALACVAMTARPDAGEGLQLLRSGARGYCNRLAADAVVGTLLTSVDNDEIWAGREVTDHLLQAALRRPPPSVDVAAEELFALLTERERAIAVQVAAGLSNKVIAADSGISERTVKAHLNSIFRKTGIRNRVQLALAVSSGRGSAHRQLTG; from the coding sequence ATGTCGACGGTATTGCTGATCGGCAGCGACCCGCATCTGCTCGAGCGCTGGGACACAGTGGCGCGCACCGCCGGACATCGGGTGGTGCGGCACGCGCCGGCAGAGGCCGGTGTCTGTCTGTTCGATCTCGGTCCTCGCGGCGGCGCGCCGCATCAGGCCCTGCTCGACCTCATGGCGGCATCGCCAGCGCTCGCGTGCGTCGCGATGACCGCCCGGCCGGACGCCGGTGAAGGGCTGCAACTGCTACGCAGCGGGGCGCGCGGTTACTGCAACCGGCTCGCAGCCGATGCCGTGGTCGGCACGCTGCTGACCAGTGTCGACAACGACGAGATCTGGGCGGGTCGCGAGGTGACCGATCATCTGCTGCAGGCGGCACTGCGTCGTCCCCCTCCCAGCGTGGACGTGGCGGCGGAAGAGCTGTTCGCACTGCTCACCGAACGTGAGCGCGCGATCGCCGTGCAGGTCGCGGCGGGGCTCAGCAACAAGGTCATCGCGGCCGACAGCGGTATCTCCGAACGTACCGTGAAGGCCCATCTGAACAGCATTTTCCGCAAGACCGGGATCCGCAACCGGGTGCAACTGGCACTCGCTGTTTCGTCCGGCCGCGGGTCGGCCCACCGCCAGCTCACCGGCTGA